A stretch of Acidobacteriota bacterium DNA encodes these proteins:
- a CDS encoding efflux RND transporter permease subunit: MKRAPSAAPRGALLPSISVRRPVTVLMLFLALLLIGAVALSRLPVQMMPAGFDPPFMMVFVPYPGANPSEVEEKIVRPLEDALYTVRGIDEVNCQASSDSGRCWMRFLQSVDMDEAYQEVADRVERLKATSWPDDVDRVRLRRFNPTDDAPLKVGIRLSPSIDDPYWILTHKVVQPLERVPGVAQVDLEGVREKQIFIEPDRDALEAHGLSLWNLFQALRRADFAISSGDVRERGGKLLVRSVARFRSIEDLAKIPVRADGLVLGEVARIRYDFPPATRGARLDGRPAAMLEIFKESEANTREVTAASRAELNRIFSEDPVLARSADFDVLFDQGEIIADSIRQLRDTGLLGGLFAVIVLYLFLRRLRVTLLITMAIPASLLVALVVMFLAGESINLVSLMGLIICTGMLVDNAVVVTENIDRYRREGHPVPLAALSGASEISLALTMATVTTIVVFLPMVIMSREGMMRFFFIKLSLPVVSAIVASLIVALLFVPLAAAHWLRPAGEASRGRRLVRLFDAAYNRTIAPLHRAYLAILGWSLSRRGPVFVGVLAAVAATWYPMQRVELAFQQGRHQRGGREISFWFNLPNSYALGEADQWFRRVEQAIEPLREELDIRHVQTRFWNNRGMVRVILESTEKSDVTVEEATDALYRVMPTAPGVQMYVNWQRGTGSDASLTVSLYGEDTETLAELADEAERRLRRIEGLLSVEPDLEAAMEEVRVRISRDQALRYGLDPRVITGTLATALRGQRLPRFRQGEKEIEILVQFPEHERQGVARLRSLTVPAAGGRRIPLDAVAAVSIAKGYGDIRRRDRRTVLEIKLNTTREELRELRSRVAEVMQGMELPPGYSWDFGSSMRWERQEMGNFGFALGMSMLFIYLIMGFLFESFLLPLAVMPSIVLSWIGAWWLLFLTGSKLDIMAAIGLVLLAGVVVNNGIVLVDLVNRLRRSGTARDRAILEAGKLRFRPILMTALTTIFGMLPMAFGKANFVGIPYSGLGRAFVGGLLSSTTLTLLVVPLFYSLLDDASQLLRRILFGAAPSPASSGTGS; the protein is encoded by the coding sequence ATGAAGCGAGCGCCCTCGGCGGCGCCCCGTGGGGCGCTCCTCCCGTCGATCTCGGTGCGCCGTCCGGTGACGGTGCTGATGCTCTTCCTGGCGCTGCTGCTGATCGGCGCGGTCGCGCTGTCGCGGCTCCCGGTCCAGATGATGCCGGCGGGATTCGATCCGCCGTTCATGATGGTCTTCGTGCCCTATCCGGGCGCGAACCCCTCCGAGGTCGAGGAGAAGATCGTCCGGCCCCTCGAGGACGCCCTGTACACCGTCCGCGGCATCGACGAGGTGAACTGCCAGGCGTCGAGCGACAGCGGGCGATGCTGGATGCGTTTCCTCCAGTCGGTCGACATGGACGAGGCGTACCAGGAGGTCGCGGACCGCGTGGAACGTCTGAAGGCGACCTCCTGGCCGGACGACGTCGATCGGGTCCGGCTCCGCCGCTTCAATCCGACCGACGATGCGCCGCTGAAGGTCGGGATCCGGCTCTCCCCGTCGATCGACGACCCGTACTGGATTCTCACCCACAAGGTCGTCCAACCCCTGGAGCGGGTTCCGGGGGTCGCCCAGGTCGATCTCGAGGGTGTCCGCGAAAAACAGATCTTCATCGAGCCGGACCGGGATGCGCTGGAGGCGCACGGCCTGTCGCTCTGGAACCTCTTTCAGGCGCTGCGGCGCGCCGACTTCGCCATCTCCTCCGGAGACGTCCGGGAGCGCGGCGGCAAACTGCTCGTGCGCTCCGTGGCGCGCTTCCGCTCGATCGAGGATCTGGCGAAGATCCCCGTTCGTGCGGATGGCCTCGTTCTCGGAGAGGTGGCCCGGATACGGTACGACTTCCCTCCCGCGACGCGGGGCGCGCGGCTCGACGGCCGGCCGGCGGCCATGCTGGAGATCTTCAAGGAGAGCGAGGCGAACACCCGCGAGGTGACGGCGGCCTCCCGGGCCGAGCTGAACCGCATCTTCAGCGAGGATCCGGTGCTCGCGCGCTCGGCCGATTTCGATGTCCTTTTCGATCAGGGCGAGATCATCGCCGATTCGATTCGCCAGCTCCGGGACACCGGCCTTCTCGGCGGGCTGTTCGCCGTGATCGTTCTCTATCTCTTCCTCCGCCGCCTGCGGGTGACGCTTCTCATCACCATGGCGATCCCCGCCAGCCTCCTCGTGGCGCTGGTGGTGATGTTCCTCGCCGGCGAATCGATCAACCTCGTCTCGCTGATGGGGCTGATCATCTGCACCGGAATGCTGGTGGACAACGCGGTCGTCGTGACCGAGAACATCGACCGGTACCGCCGCGAGGGACATCCGGTTCCGCTGGCGGCGCTCTCGGGTGCGTCGGAGATCTCCCTCGCCCTGACGATGGCCACCGTCACCACGATCGTCGTCTTCCTGCCGATGGTGATCATGAGCCGGGAAGGGATGATGCGGTTCTTTTTCATCAAGCTGTCCCTACCGGTGGTCTCGGCCATCGTCGCCTCGCTGATCGTGGCTCTGCTGTTCGTCCCCCTCGCGGCGGCGCACTGGCTCCGCCCGGCCGGCGAAGCGAGTCGGGGACGGCGACTCGTCCGGCTGTTCGATGCCGCGTACAACCGAACGATCGCCCCGCTCCACCGCGCCTACCTCGCGATCCTCGGGTGGAGCCTCTCCCGCCGGGGCCCGGTGTTCGTCGGCGTGCTGGCGGCGGTGGCGGCCACCTGGTACCCGATGCAGCGGGTCGAGCTCGCCTTCCAGCAGGGCCGCCACCAGCGCGGCGGCCGCGAGATCTCGTTCTGGTTCAACCTGCCGAACAGCTACGCGCTGGGGGAAGCCGACCAGTGGTTCCGCCGCGTCGAGCAGGCCATCGAGCCGCTGCGCGAAGAACTCGACATCCGCCACGTGCAGACACGTTTCTGGAACAACCGCGGAATGGTGCGCGTCATCCTCGAGTCCACGGAGAAGAGCGACGTCACCGTGGAGGAGGCGACCGACGCCCTGTATCGGGTGATGCCCACCGCTCCCGGCGTGCAGATGTACGTCAACTGGCAGCGGGGCACCGGCAGCGACGCATCACTGACGGTGAGCCTCTACGGCGAGGATACCGAAACCCTCGCGGAGCTGGCGGACGAGGCGGAGCGGCGGTTGCGGCGGATCGAGGGTCTCCTCTCCGTGGAACCGGATCTCGAGGCAGCGATGGAAGAGGTCCGGGTCCGGATCTCCCGCGACCAGGCCCTCCGGTACGGGTTGGACCCTCGCGTGATCACCGGCACGCTCGCAACGGCGCTCCGCGGCCAGCGGCTGCCGCGCTTCCGCCAGGGGGAGAAGGAGATCGAGATCCTGGTGCAGTTCCCCGAGCACGAGCGTCAGGGCGTCGCCCGGCTGCGAAGCCTGACCGTCCCGGCCGCCGGAGGACGCCGCATCCCCCTCGACGCGGTGGCCGCCGTGAGCATCGCGAAGGGTTACGGGGACATCCGCCGGCGGGACCGGCGCACCGTTCTCGAGATCAAGCTCAACACGACGCGGGAGGAGCTCCGCGAGCTGAGGTCCCGGGTGGCGGAGGTGATGCAGGGCATGGAGCTGCCCCCCGGATACTCCTGGGACTTCGGCTCGAGCATGCGCTGGGAAAGGCAGGAGATGGGCAACTTCGGCTTCGCCCTCGGCATGTCGATGCTGTTCATCTACCTGATCATGGGATTTCTCTTCGAGAGTTTCCTGCTGCCTCTGGCCGTCATGCCGTCGATCGTCCTGTCGTGGATCGGCGCCTGGTGGCTGCTCTTCCTGACGGGATCGAAGCTCGACATCATGGCGGCGATCGGGCTCGTCCTCCTGGCCGGGGTGGTCGTGAACAACGGGATCGTGCTGGTCGACCTCGTGAACCGCCTCCGCCGCAGCGGGACCGCACGCGACCGGGCGATTCTCGAGGCGGGGAAGCTCCGTTTCCGTCCCATCCTGATGACCGCGCTGACGACCATCTTCGGCATGCTGCCGATGGCGTTCGGCAAGGCGAACTTCGTCGGCATCCCCTACTCGGGCCTCGGACGGGCGTTCGTGGGGGGGCTGCTCAGCTCGACGACGTTGACGCTGCTCGTGGTCCCGCTCTTCTACTCCCTGCTCGACGATGCCAGCCAGCTCCTCCGCCGGATCCTCTTCGGCGCGGCTCCGTCCCCCGCCTCCAGCGGAACCGGCTCCTGA